One part of the Candidatus Thorarchaeota archaeon genome encodes these proteins:
- the trpA gene encoding tryptophan synthase subunit alpha encodes MARVFETGKGVYMAHVYYGDPSSEFSQRLIQTLITNGVDIIEFGIPFSDPTADGPVFQRACYRALQNGMTPAKALRGIRLIREANKTVPIVVTTYYNIVFTRGTDTFLAQISEAGADALLIPDIPLEESSELLSRSKEHDIHLIQMISPRTSDSRMQKIMAQARGFVYATAVPGVTGVRERVQDETLSFVKRTTQYYDIPILVGFGISRPEHVTPIIGAGARGVVTGSAVCKIYERQLDDPDAALGEIGNFVASISQACSQS; translated from the coding sequence TTGGCACGAGTATTTGAAACAGGCAAAGGCGTATACATGGCCCATGTCTACTACGGAGACCCTAGCAGTGAGTTTTCTCAGAGGCTCATTCAAACACTGATCACAAACGGTGTAGACATCATCGAATTTGGCATTCCATTTTCAGATCCCACTGCCGATGGACCAGTATTTCAGAGAGCCTGTTATAGGGCCCTACAAAATGGAATGACTCCAGCAAAGGCATTAAGGGGGATTCGGCTCATTCGAGAGGCAAACAAGACAGTACCAATCGTTGTGACGACTTATTACAACATAGTCTTCACGAGAGGCACTGACACGTTCTTGGCCCAAATTAGTGAGGCGGGGGCCGATGCATTACTCATCCCAGACATACCACTTGAAGAGAGCTCCGAACTCTTGAGCCGAAGTAAGGAACATGATATCCATCTGATTCAGATGATCAGTCCACGCACCTCTGATAGTCGAATGCAAAAGATCATGGCACAGGCACGGGGTTTTGTGTATGCAACCGCAGTTCCCGGAGTCACCGGGGTCAGAGAGAGAGTACAAGACGAGACCCTCTCCTTTGTCAAGAGAACAACACAATACTACGATATCCCTATCCTTGTTGGTTTCGGAATCTCGCGCCCTGAGCATGTCACACCTATCATAGGAGCTGGGGCAAGAGGAGTGGTCACAGGAAGTGCGGTATGTAAGATCTACGAACGCCAACTAGACGATCCGGATGCTGCGCTTGGAGAGATCGGGAATTTTGTGGCCAGTATTTCGCAGGCCTGTTCTCAAAGCTAA
- the aroD gene encoding type I 3-dehydroquinate dehydratase encodes MKLCLTVTGSTYEDCKKIMESTSADLFELRLDYFKHNQSFDELFSAVDRPIIATNRPITEGGMFHGSENERSRILLDAIDSGASFVDIEFDADPQVRQKIMGQAESEDCKVILSKHFFDRSPPVDHLHKLLIKMSKENPYIIKIVTMAETALDWLRVLNLYEYRTQDDPQLIAFAMGEAGRISRIAALYLGAPFMYVASNRFSKVAPGQIVLGEMRSILKGLNS; translated from the coding sequence ATGAAATTATGCCTCACCGTCACCGGATCGACTTACGAGGACTGCAAGAAAATCATGGAATCAACAAGTGCAGATCTCTTTGAGCTTCGTCTTGATTATTTCAAACACAACCAATCTTTTGATGAATTGTTCAGTGCAGTTGATAGACCAATTATAGCAACTAATCGACCGATCACAGAAGGTGGCATGTTTCACGGTTCAGAAAATGAGAGATCCCGGATACTCTTGGATGCAATTGATTCGGGCGCCTCGTTTGTGGACATAGAATTTGATGCCGATCCACAAGTGCGTCAGAAGATCATGGGACAGGCTGAGTCGGAAGACTGCAAGGTCATTTTGTCAAAACATTTCTTTGACAGGTCTCCTCCGGTTGATCACCTTCACAAATTATTAATCAAAATGTCCAAAGAGAATCCATATATTATTAAAATAGTTACTATGGCTGAGACCGCCTTAGACTGGCTGAGGGTCCTTAATCTCTATGAGTACAGGACTCAGGATGATCCACAATTGATCGCTTTCGCAATGGGGGAAGCCGGTCGTATATCGAGAATCGCGGCACTCTATCTTGGTGCTCCGTTCATGTACGTCGCAAGTAACAGGTTCAGCAAGGTTGCACCGGGACAGATCGTACTGGGGGAAATGAGATCGATTTTGAAGGGGCTGAATTCATGA
- the aroE gene encoding shikimate dehydrogenase → MKRLLLIGNPVAHSMSPVMQNAALKAMQLNNEYYYETLEISESGLREIVHAISIGEIAGANVTAPYKTRILQYLTRVESPAHMFGSVNTLFREGTSVVGCSTDSTGFLKALSEHGLKLNKVRTLIIGAGGAARAVAFALAQSSASELIILNRTVDNARVLVATLKHHFQIKAEYGLLADYEQYLSQIDLLINCTPLGMKGAYERYSPIPAIPTTCDNLTVMDLVYNPKQTKLLEIAREAGCKTIDGISMLVHQGAESLRIWTGESPPVAVMRNAVERSLRQGGPNS, encoded by the coding sequence ATGAAGCGACTACTCTTGATAGGCAATCCTGTTGCTCACTCCATGAGCCCGGTCATGCAAAATGCTGCACTCAAGGCCATGCAGTTAAATAATGAATATTATTATGAGACCCTAGAGATATCGGAGAGCGGCTTGAGAGAGATCGTCCACGCGATATCTATCGGGGAGATCGCAGGTGCAAACGTCACTGCCCCCTACAAGACACGGATTCTTCAGTACCTCACACGAGTTGAGTCACCCGCCCATATGTTTGGCTCGGTAAACACACTCTTCCGTGAAGGGACTTCTGTAGTCGGTTGCTCTACGGACAGTACTGGTTTTCTGAAAGCGCTCTCGGAGCATGGTCTCAAGCTAAACAAGGTTAGAACGTTAATCATTGGCGCCGGAGGTGCTGCAAGAGCAGTTGCGTTCGCATTGGCTCAATCGTCGGCCTCTGAACTGATCATTCTCAATCGGACTGTAGACAATGCAAGAGTCTTGGTCGCCACGCTCAAGCATCACTTTCAGATAAAGGCCGAGTATGGTCTGCTTGCGGATTATGAACAGTATCTCTCCCAAATTGATCTCCTCATCAACTGTACCCCTTTGGGAATGAAGGGGGCTTACGAGAGGTACTCGCCAATACCGGCCATCCCTACTACATGTGATAATCTCACAGTCATGGATCTTGTATACAATCCCAAACAGACCAAGCTTCTCGAAATTGCAAGAGAGGCAGGTTGCAAGACCATAGATGGTATCTCCATGCTTGTTCACCAAGGTGCGGAATCACTTCGGATCTGGACAGGAGAGTCACCACCAGTCGCGGTCATGAGAAATGCAGTAGAGAGATCACTACGACAAGGAGGGCCAAACAGTTGA
- a CDS encoding shikimate kinase, translating into MRNIGLVGFMGTGKTVIGKALASRLGLQFFDTDQFIEKMTGKSITAIFEQNGEQQFRRLEETAVERLSRLQAVISYGGGVVLSPVNRERLKNRSFIILLRATPATILRRLREDQTRPLLDSRKTVDQIAAMMNKRHPFYESMNDYCIDTDGRAIDEIVEEIIERVE; encoded by the coding sequence TTGAGAAACATAGGACTGGTCGGATTCATGGGGACGGGCAAGACTGTGATCGGAAAGGCCTTGGCCAGTAGGCTCGGGCTTCAATTCTTTGACACGGACCAGTTCATCGAGAAAATGACAGGGAAAAGTATCACTGCGATCTTCGAGCAGAACGGAGAACAGCAATTTCGCAGGCTTGAAGAGACCGCTGTTGAAAGACTGAGCAGACTACAAGCGGTGATCAGTTACGGTGGTGGAGTTGTTCTTAGTCCAGTAAATCGAGAGAGGCTCAAGAACCGTTCTTTTATTATTTTATTGCGAGCAACACCCGCCACGATTCTACGCCGATTGAGAGAGGATCAGACACGCCCCCTATTAGACAGCAGAAAGACCGTCGATCAAATTGCAGCGATGATGAACAAACGACATCCGTTCTATGAGTCAATGAATGACTATTGTATCGACACCGATGGAAGAGCCATTGATGAAATTGTCGAAGAGATAATAGAGAGAGTGGAATGA